A window from Fodinibius salicampi encodes these proteins:
- a CDS encoding efflux RND transporter periplasmic adaptor subunit: MNISGRLLSALAVLMLVASSCSSSDNEQPAQDQPITVGTQTAEYVQGIASHSFSGAVSSDRTVNMSTKVMGRITQLDLEEGDYVSKGDVLVRIKDDNLQAQKNQVESSLLEAKAALQNIETNHTRIKSLHEQESATQKELDDISTQYEMAKAKVKILESKLREVEDMLDYTRLTAPFNGYVVSKMATEGDMAAPGQPIITLDQESIMKVNITVPESNISLFNYEDTVSVDIKAAGYNDGIGVVKNINQAGNRGSRQFAVEVMLPELEKNSGVKSGMFAQVGLVTESDRSIMVPKSAIIERGQLTGLYTLNDNSEIVLRWVRLGDESADGVEILSGLSEGESYVASVDQPLREGRKVSTQ, translated from the coding sequence ATGAACATATCAGGAAGACTATTATCTGCACTTGCAGTGCTAATGTTGGTGGCAAGCTCTTGCAGCTCTTCTGACAATGAGCAGCCCGCTCAAGATCAGCCCATAACGGTAGGTACTCAAACTGCAGAATACGTTCAGGGAATAGCATCACACAGCTTTTCTGGGGCAGTAAGTAGTGACCGCACGGTCAACATGAGTACCAAAGTGATGGGACGTATCACACAGCTTGATCTTGAAGAAGGGGATTACGTCAGCAAAGGTGACGTGCTGGTTCGGATTAAGGATGACAATTTGCAAGCACAGAAGAATCAGGTTGAATCAAGCCTGCTGGAAGCTAAAGCGGCGCTGCAAAATATTGAGACCAATCATACCCGCATTAAGAGTTTGCATGAGCAGGAAAGCGCAACTCAAAAGGAGCTGGATGATATATCCACGCAGTACGAGATGGCCAAGGCCAAAGTAAAAATCTTGGAGAGCAAGCTTCGGGAAGTGGAAGATATGCTCGATTATACAAGGTTAACGGCTCCTTTTAACGGATATGTGGTATCAAAAATGGCTACCGAAGGAGATATGGCCGCACCAGGGCAGCCCATTATTACGCTTGATCAGGAAAGCATCATGAAAGTGAATATCACGGTTCCTGAGAGCAATATTTCGCTGTTCAATTATGAAGATACTGTTTCGGTGGATATCAAGGCTGCTGGTTATAACGATGGTATTGGAGTAGTTAAAAACATTAATCAGGCTGGTAACCGTGGTAGTCGGCAGTTTGCTGTTGAAGTGATGCTACCTGAACTGGAAAAGAATTCAGGTGTAAAATCGGGGATGTTTGCCCAGGTTGGACTGGTAACGGAGAGCGATCGTTCGATCATGGTGCCGAAGTCTGCCATTATTGAGCGCGGACAGCTGACTGGCTTATATACGCTGAATGATAATTCTGAAATTGTGCTTCGCTGGGTTCGTCTTGGCGATGAAAGTGCTGATGGGGTAGAGATCTTATCGGGCTTGTCGGAAGGTGAATCGTATGTAGCTTCAGTTGATCAACCGCTACGTGAAGGACGAAAAGTAAGTACGCAGTAA
- a CDS encoding PAS domain-containing sensor histidine kinase: MLSNNSTSSKIEKSLIDSLSAHIATMDYEGTIIQTNRPWEEFDDSQAQIKRPDTDENFFSMLQKPAELGNDYALKFIIGLKKVLRGEKKEYKLTYPIQTPDHDHWFKCTFRPLDKNGQFLMVHDEVTDSIKAKQQIEENKSRYQIQFEQSLDGILITDTKGQILDANPAAENILGRDHEDLVECSREDIMDIEDPVYQEALATRKKTGKYQIETDLIHKKGHKIPAEISSSAYRTDSGKLRAIVNIRDISRRKEIEQDLVRNKKFIKDALGSIPGAFFVLNDKGEMIRWNENLVTRLGYSAEELSGKKVFDFVVEGHKEDNFKQFKKCLEGQELSLETKITNKKGEIRDYYIGAKMFIQDGDKYVSGAALDVTEEKNIERENRRNQLMLEQLFQNAPVGIAIVDNENKIKQINKSFETIFGYRKKEIEQKDINTLLAPHHKKAEAEAMSSATQNGRTFQKESLRLRKDGQEVPVLIGNVPVEFQEEIIATYGIYVDISQQRQYRQKIEEALNEKMLLLSELHHRVKNNLALINSLVELQVYESDNEHLKKKLSDTQDRILTIASIHEVLYQSGDLNNIPFNKFIKKLFDTPAFKQKLDNHNITVNVDKTDLSLNINQAIPCGLLLNELFGLIFETTNVNNRKELDIIFRQYGKQVHVILEGDNIIESQVAVKKQKTLHNLLLETLVEQLNGTFLWPNTDSDYQKFECIFTQKNNYGPPNGLVGTAFN, translated from the coding sequence ATGCTTTCAAATAATTCTACAAGCTCTAAGATTGAAAAAAGCTTAATAGACAGTCTAAGTGCCCATATTGCAACTATGGATTATGAAGGTACTATCATCCAAACTAATAGGCCGTGGGAAGAATTTGATGATAGCCAGGCGCAGATTAAACGTCCTGACACTGATGAAAATTTCTTTTCCATGCTACAGAAACCGGCGGAGCTGGGCAATGACTATGCCTTGAAGTTTATCATAGGATTAAAGAAAGTGTTGCGGGGTGAAAAAAAAGAATACAAACTTACCTACCCTATCCAAACACCCGACCATGATCATTGGTTTAAATGTACCTTTCGTCCACTGGACAAAAATGGGCAATTCCTTATGGTCCACGATGAGGTTACGGACTCTATCAAAGCCAAGCAGCAAATCGAAGAAAATAAAAGTCGCTACCAGATTCAATTTGAACAAAGCCTTGACGGTATTCTTATTACGGATACCAAAGGGCAAATCCTTGACGCCAATCCTGCCGCTGAAAATATTCTTGGGCGAGATCATGAGGATCTCGTCGAATGTTCCCGGGAAGATATCATGGATATAGAAGATCCTGTATACCAGGAAGCACTTGCCACACGAAAAAAAACCGGTAAGTACCAGATTGAAACGGACCTGATTCATAAAAAGGGACATAAAATACCTGCGGAAATATCTTCCAGTGCCTATCGGACCGATTCGGGAAAGCTTCGTGCAATTGTCAATATTCGGGATATCAGTCGCAGAAAAGAAATAGAACAAGACCTGGTCAGAAATAAAAAATTTATCAAAGATGCACTCGGAAGTATTCCCGGGGCATTTTTTGTACTCAATGATAAAGGTGAAATGATTCGATGGAATGAAAACCTAGTAACCCGACTTGGATATTCTGCGGAAGAATTATCTGGGAAAAAAGTCTTTGATTTTGTTGTTGAAGGTCACAAAGAAGATAATTTTAAACAGTTCAAGAAATGCCTTGAAGGCCAGGAATTATCTTTGGAAACAAAAATTACTAATAAAAAGGGAGAGATTAGAGACTACTATATTGGAGCTAAAATGTTTATCCAGGATGGAGATAAATATGTTTCGGGAGCCGCGCTGGACGTAACAGAAGAAAAGAATATTGAGCGAGAAAATCGTAGAAACCAGCTGATGCTCGAGCAACTATTCCAAAATGCTCCGGTAGGCATTGCTATTGTAGATAACGAAAATAAGATCAAACAAATCAATAAAAGTTTTGAAACTATTTTTGGATATCGAAAAAAAGAGATAGAGCAAAAAGATATCAACACATTATTAGCTCCCCATCATAAAAAGGCTGAGGCAGAAGCCATGTCTTCTGCTACTCAAAACGGTCGAACTTTTCAAAAAGAATCACTACGTCTTCGAAAAGATGGGCAGGAAGTACCCGTGCTTATCGGTAATGTTCCTGTGGAGTTTCAGGAAGAGATAATTGCCACCTACGGAATTTATGTGGATATTTCTCAGCAGCGCCAATATCGCCAGAAAATTGAGGAGGCCCTGAATGAAAAGATGCTATTATTGTCAGAACTTCATCATCGGGTCAAAAACAATCTTGCTCTGATTAATAGCTTGGTGGAACTTCAGGTTTATGAATCTGATAATGAGCACCTGAAGAAAAAACTTTCCGATACACAAGATAGAATACTAACCATTGCTTCTATCCATGAGGTTTTGTATCAAAGCGGAGACTTAAATAATATCCCCTTCAATAAATTTATTAAGAAACTGTTTGATACCCCGGCCTTCAAGCAAAAGCTTGACAATCATAATATCACAGTGAATGTTGATAAAACTGACTTATCTCTCAATATTAACCAAGCTATTCCATGCGGACTTCTTCTAAATGAGTTGTTTGGTCTAATATTCGAAACCACCAATGTTAATAACAGAAAAGAGCTTGACATAATCTTTCGCCAATATGGGAAACAAGTTCATGTTATCCTTGAAGGTGATAATATTATCGAATCCCAGGTAGCCGTTAAGAAGCAAAAAACGCTACATAACCTTCTTCTTGAAACCTTGGTTGAACAACTCAACGGAACCTTCCTATGGCCAAACACCGATAGTGATTATCAAAAATTTGAATGTATTTTCACTCAAAAGAATAATTACGGCCCGCCAAATGGATTGGTAGGAACTGCATTTAATTAA
- a CDS encoding response regulator, with amino-acid sequence MAKINILLVDDHDIVRDGICALLEDEIGFEIIAEAQNGQEAVDICTEREEEIDFIIMDISMPDMNGIEATRQIKEAHPEIKILALTMLDEEQHIRQMIKAGASGYILKNSNRSVLIDAITAILDGKHYFSDDATRSVMMDLVKSPTQKKSGDPAQLTDREKEVLELIVQEHTNAEIAEKLYISPRTVDAHRRNLLQKTGAQNTAGLVTYAIKHELVDLN; translated from the coding sequence ATGGCCAAAATTAATATACTACTTGTTGACGACCATGATATTGTACGAGATGGTATTTGCGCCCTTTTGGAAGATGAAATAGGTTTTGAGATAATTGCAGAGGCTCAAAATGGTCAGGAGGCGGTTGATATTTGTACTGAACGAGAAGAAGAGATCGATTTTATTATTATGGATATTTCTATGCCTGATATGAATGGCATAGAAGCCACCCGCCAAATCAAGGAGGCACACCCGGAGATTAAAATTCTGGCCCTTACCATGCTGGATGAAGAACAACATATTCGTCAGATGATAAAGGCGGGAGCCTCGGGCTATATACTTAAAAACTCGAATCGAAGTGTGCTCATTGATGCGATCACTGCGATATTAGATGGCAAACACTATTTCAGCGATGATGCCACCCGAAGCGTTATGATGGATCTTGTAAAAAGTCCGACCCAAAAAAAATCAGGAGATCCTGCACAACTTACTGATAGAGAAAAAGAGGTGTTGGAACTCATCGTTCAAGAACATACCAATGCCGAAATAGCTGAAAAACTGTATATCAGTCCCCGCACTGTTGATGCCCACCGCCGGAACTTACTCCAAAAAACAGGAGCGCAGAACACCGCCGGTTTGGTCACCTACGCCATCAAGCATGAATTAGTCGACCTAAACTAA
- a CDS encoding PAS domain S-box protein, with translation MANNDQIITLSPLNITIIYLVVAGLWIAFTDQLLESLASDTHTLSILQTYKGWFYVIITALGLFWLLKLHERQTLASKNELLKLVEELKTEKELNDILFERIPVLITIYDPDLEAFEVNKEFEKVIGWSNEEIEQKSINLMEACYPDKEIREKVVDFMNSPGVGWKEFNITTKSREEIPISWTNVRLTDDTSVGIGIDMSEIKASQAKIRESQKLLRKIFESLKSSLIILDYESRTIINCNKSTEELFGYTKEELEGNSTRILHVSKEKFEEFNEMGAAELEEKGFFQTEFVMQRKDGSTFYSGHTVTLVYDEEGEVDKVVSLVRDITDQKKNELELKRRQERLIRSQKIGQIGDWEFNPKTEKINWSPTMFEIFERDSKLGPPSYEEIQTNYYGAYSKKHNKAIEAAIEKKESSDIDLRLKTDKGNKKFVRAKIISKENDKGEVIKLLGIVQDITDRKNSEQKLKQRNTFIETTLENLPIGVAVNTIDDGQVTLMNKRFCQIYGWPREILKDVDSFFEHVYPEEDYRSRIRQQVMKDMESGDPEAMEWSNISITTQDGETKIVNNKAIPLYEQNLMISTVIDVTQQKKLEQRLRESEEKYRHIFEKNPQPMWIYNPDTLEFVEVNQAAIKHYGYSEKEFLNMTLADIRPPEDIEKLKNAVDKHWSKKTYTGEWRHLTKDESLIHVEVTATNVQYKDKTYRLALIHDITEQKHMQQKIIDSVIEGENQERKRIAHELHDGLGQYLVAASMNFESVKSDIDKLPQKRQNQLNTGLSLLKNAVSETRSIAYNLMPKAIADYGLITAVKNLVQNLQKSTDIAFHFDYNKEELNLKDQAEINIFRIIQELVSNAVRHADCSTISIELQVNRNSIKLIVEDDGRGVQLEEEHSNKGLGLRSIKTRVSNLQGTFDINSQPGKGMTTTITIPHLQSLLK, from the coding sequence ATGGCAAATAATGACCAAATCATAACACTTTCCCCTCTTAATATTACGATTATTTACCTTGTTGTTGCTGGTCTCTGGATTGCCTTTACCGATCAACTTCTTGAATCACTAGCGAGCGATACTCACACACTTTCAATATTACAAACCTACAAAGGATGGTTCTATGTAATCATTACTGCTCTTGGTCTTTTCTGGCTACTAAAACTACACGAACGTCAAACCCTTGCCAGCAAAAATGAATTACTCAAACTGGTTGAAGAACTTAAAACGGAAAAAGAACTCAACGATATCCTCTTTGAGCGTATTCCAGTTCTGATCACCATTTACGATCCCGACCTGGAGGCATTTGAAGTAAATAAAGAGTTCGAGAAAGTAATTGGTTGGTCGAATGAAGAGATTGAACAGAAAAGCATCAACTTGATGGAGGCCTGCTATCCCGATAAGGAGATTCGTGAAAAGGTTGTCGATTTCATGAACAGTCCCGGTGTTGGATGGAAAGAATTTAACATAACCACTAAATCCAGAGAAGAAATTCCGATCTCTTGGACTAATGTCCGCCTAACGGATGATACGTCAGTAGGTATCGGGATTGACATGAGTGAGATTAAAGCGTCGCAGGCAAAGATCCGCGAGTCTCAGAAACTGCTCAGAAAAATATTTGAAAGCCTGAAATCCAGCCTGATTATTCTGGATTACGAAAGTCGTACCATTATCAACTGCAACAAAAGCACCGAAGAGCTATTCGGATACACCAAAGAAGAGCTCGAAGGAAACTCCACCCGAATCCTTCATGTCAGTAAGGAAAAGTTTGAAGAATTTAATGAAATGGGCGCAGCCGAACTTGAAGAAAAAGGGTTTTTCCAGACGGAGTTTGTTATGCAGCGCAAAGATGGAAGTACCTTCTATTCTGGTCATACGGTTACACTGGTTTATGATGAAGAAGGAGAAGTTGACAAGGTAGTAAGCTTGGTTAGGGACATCACTGATCAAAAGAAAAACGAACTGGAACTTAAACGGCGCCAAGAACGCTTAATACGATCTCAGAAGATTGGCCAAATTGGTGACTGGGAATTCAACCCAAAAACCGAGAAAATTAATTGGTCCCCAACGATGTTTGAGATCTTTGAACGCGATTCAAAATTGGGGCCTCCCTCCTATGAGGAAATCCAAACAAATTATTACGGGGCATACAGCAAAAAACACAACAAGGCCATAGAAGCAGCCATAGAGAAGAAAGAATCCAGTGATATTGATCTGCGATTAAAAACTGATAAGGGAAATAAGAAATTTGTCCGGGCAAAAATAATATCCAAAGAAAATGACAAGGGTGAAGTTATTAAATTGTTGGGTATTGTACAGGACATAACCGATCGTAAGAATTCTGAACAAAAACTTAAGCAGCGAAATACCTTTATTGAAACCACGCTCGAAAATCTACCTATAGGTGTAGCTGTTAATACAATAGATGACGGGCAAGTTACTCTTATGAATAAACGTTTTTGTCAAATTTATGGATGGCCAAGAGAAATACTCAAAGACGTAGACAGCTTTTTTGAACATGTCTATCCCGAAGAAGATTACCGTTCCAGAATAAGACAACAAGTCATGAAAGATATGGAAAGCGGTGATCCCGAAGCGATGGAATGGTCTAATATTTCCATTACAACACAGGATGGAGAAACAAAAATTGTTAATAATAAAGCCATCCCCTTGTATGAACAAAACCTAATGATTTCAACCGTCATAGATGTTACACAGCAGAAAAAACTTGAACAACGACTCCGTGAATCTGAGGAAAAATACCGTCATATTTTTGAAAAAAATCCGCAACCAATGTGGATTTATAATCCTGATACACTGGAATTTGTGGAAGTGAACCAGGCAGCTATCAAGCACTACGGGTATTCGGAAAAAGAATTTTTAAATATGACATTAGCTGATATCCGACCGCCCGAGGATATAGAAAAACTAAAAAATGCTGTTGATAAACACTGGAGCAAAAAAACATACACTGGAGAATGGAGACATCTTACTAAAGATGAAAGCCTAATACATGTTGAAGTGACTGCAACAAATGTACAGTACAAAGATAAAACCTATAGGCTTGCGCTTATACACGACATTACCGAACAAAAGCACATGCAACAAAAAATTATAGACTCCGTCATCGAAGGTGAAAATCAAGAACGCAAACGTATTGCCCATGAACTGCACGACGGGTTGGGACAATACCTTGTTGCGGCCAGTATGAATTTTGAGTCCGTAAAGTCCGATATTGACAAGCTGCCCCAAAAACGACAAAATCAATTGAACACCGGACTCTCACTTCTCAAAAATGCCGTTTCTGAAACTCGCAGTATTGCTTATAACCTGATGCCCAAAGCCATTGCAGACTATGGACTGATTACAGCCGTAAAAAACCTGGTCCAAAATCTTCAAAAAAGTACGGATATAGCTTTCCATTTTGACTATAACAAAGAGGAACTGAACTTAAAGGATCAGGCTGAAATAAATATATTCCGTATTATTCAGGAACTTGTTTCCAATGCCGTACGTCATGCCGATTGTTCCACAATTTCTATAGAGTTGCAAGTCAACCGTAATTCGATTAAACTTATTGTTGAAGATGATGGCAGAGGAGTACAGCTAGAAGAGGAACATAGTAATAAGGGACTGGGGCTTCGCAGCATAAAGACAAGAGTTTCTAACTTACAGGGTACTTTTGATATTAATTCACAGCCAGGAAAGGGAATGACAACAACCATCACTATTCCACACCTCCAATCCCTGCTAAAGTAA
- a CDS encoding TolC family protein yields the protein MRIIDKVTDKILVLLAGVMLISFQPVLAQFNATDTTSVREISLQEALAITEETSFEIRMAEADIARIRSQYRQTNAAFLPQLSIEETGISTNDPLNVFGFRLKQEAVTQADFNPSRLNGPDTYDNFTTKFELRQPLLNVDALFQRSAVKEQLEATKEKLEGTLEYTRYQVKDTYYQLQLMHNRLSVIVQSLETAQENERQAKNLYEQDMINKADYLAANVRVLELESQQSKVENQLQTVQDNLRYLLNMDEVVTLVPTDSLQMRPGLSDERIDSEKAVNAEVRAMGHRVSAAKQMFKASKFNFVPTINLFGSYEFNDEVPFGTKGESYMIGATLKWNLFSGFSNVGKVMESKAELKKAELAYESKVFRNKLEIQQAKRSLDQAEIQLDFAESSVEQAAEDYRIRNNRYDQGMEKTTDLLSSETKLQEAKFQRLNALYQYNLSVATLELLLEHEMPY from the coding sequence ATGCGAATTATTGACAAAGTAACTGACAAAATATTAGTGCTGTTGGCTGGCGTGATGCTGATTTCCTTCCAGCCAGTGTTGGCTCAATTTAATGCCACGGATACGACAAGCGTTCGGGAGATAAGTCTTCAAGAGGCACTTGCTATTACTGAAGAGACCAGTTTTGAAATACGCATGGCCGAGGCGGATATAGCAAGGATCCGATCGCAATATCGGCAGACCAACGCTGCCTTTTTACCACAGTTATCCATTGAAGAAACCGGTATTTCAACAAACGATCCTCTGAATGTATTCGGTTTTAGATTAAAACAGGAAGCGGTAACACAAGCGGATTTTAATCCTTCAAGATTAAACGGTCCTGATACCTATGATAACTTTACTACTAAATTTGAGCTACGTCAACCACTTCTTAATGTGGATGCGCTTTTCCAACGCAGTGCGGTAAAAGAACAGTTGGAAGCAACCAAAGAGAAACTGGAGGGAACCCTTGAATATACGCGTTATCAGGTAAAAGATACCTACTATCAATTACAACTGATGCATAACAGATTGTCAGTTATTGTTCAATCTCTTGAAACAGCGCAGGAAAATGAACGACAGGCTAAAAATCTTTATGAGCAGGATATGATCAATAAAGCTGATTATCTGGCTGCCAATGTCCGCGTTCTTGAGCTGGAAAGTCAACAGTCAAAAGTGGAAAATCAGCTACAGACAGTTCAGGATAACTTGCGGTATTTGTTGAATATGGATGAGGTGGTCACCCTTGTACCTACAGATAGCCTGCAGATGCGTCCCGGATTATCTGATGAGAGGATTGATTCTGAAAAAGCTGTAAATGCCGAGGTGCGAGCAATGGGACACCGTGTTTCTGCGGCCAAGCAGATGTTTAAGGCATCGAAATTTAATTTTGTGCCGACCATTAATCTTTTCGGTAGCTATGAGTTTAATGATGAGGTTCCCTTTGGCACCAAGGGAGAAAGTTATATGATTGGTGCTACGCTGAAATGGAACTTGTTCAGTGGCTTCAGCAACGTGGGAAAAGTGATGGAGTCAAAAGCGGAACTGAAGAAAGCCGAGCTGGCGTATGAGAGTAAAGTTTTTAGAAATAAGCTTGAAATCCAGCAGGCAAAGCGTTCACTGGATCAGGCTGAGATACAGCTTGACTTTGCGGAATCATCAGTAGAGCAGGCCGCCGAAGATTATCGCATCCGAAACAACCGATATGACCAAGGAATGGAGAAAACTACGGATCTGCTATCTTCTGAGACAAAACTCCAGGAAGCCAAATTTCAGAGATTAAATGCTCTCTATCAATATAATTTAAGTGTGGCAACACTCGAGTTGCTGCTTGAGCACGAAATGCCTTACTAA
- a CDS encoding DUF2892 domain-containing protein yields MKKNMGTIDRLVRTMLAILVGILYFLNLISGTTAIILGALAVIFLLTSLISTCPLYMPFGLSTRKQK; encoded by the coding sequence ATGAAAAAGAACATGGGAACTATCGACCGCCTAGTTCGAACTATGCTCGCCATCTTAGTAGGTATTCTTTATTTTCTGAATCTCATTTCAGGAACTACTGCTATAATTCTGGGGGCTTTAGCTGTCATCTTTCTGCTTACTAGCTTAATAAGCACTTGTCCTCTGTATATGCCGTTTGGCCTATCGACACGGAAGCAGAAATAG
- a CDS encoding GntR family transcriptional regulator — protein sequence MDLKEGIPLHKQISDWLKKEIESGALTSDEKLPSENELSKKFDVSRVTVRRALQTLENEQLIYRCQGLGSFVTDQRTHQSFSILNDFTEELAGTGMKASSKLISFHQADISDRKDLLSYLDIGNKTIAIQLERVRLGDGEPIAYDVTWMPIFYGQLIEGYDLEKTTIFSILEDEFEIPIKKGCYRIEASMAGDRLAKHLKVDSQTPLLLMNRISYTIGDKPVYYQKRYYRNDRMVFELMAERQTSNSNKKDELPFKEIIPVFRDNN from the coding sequence ATGGATTTAAAAGAAGGTATTCCCTTACATAAACAGATAAGCGACTGGCTGAAGAAGGAGATTGAAAGTGGGGCGCTAACATCCGACGAGAAGCTCCCTTCAGAAAATGAACTCAGTAAAAAGTTTGATGTAAGCCGCGTGACGGTACGTCGTGCTCTACAAACACTTGAAAATGAACAGCTGATTTATCGCTGCCAAGGACTGGGGTCGTTCGTAACTGATCAACGAACGCATCAATCCTTTTCGATTCTGAATGACTTTACTGAAGAGTTGGCGGGAACGGGAATGAAAGCAAGCTCGAAACTTATTTCCTTTCACCAAGCTGATATCAGTGATCGCAAAGATCTGCTTTCATACCTGGATATTGGTAACAAAACTATTGCCATTCAATTGGAACGTGTTCGACTGGGTGACGGAGAGCCCATTGCCTATGATGTTACATGGATGCCCATTTTTTATGGTCAGCTTATTGAAGGTTATGACCTGGAAAAAACCACTATATTTTCTATCCTCGAAGATGAATTTGAAATTCCGATCAAAAAAGGATGCTATCGCATTGAAGCTTCGATGGCTGGTGATAGATTAGCTAAACACTTAAAAGTTGATTCACAAACCCCATTATTATTAATGAATCGCATCTCCTATACTATTGGAGATAAACCAGTTTATTATCAGAAAAGATACTATCGAAACGATAGAATGGTATTTGAACTTATGGCTGAAAGACAAACTTCAAATTCCAATAAAAAAGACGAATTGCCATTTAAAGAAATAATACCAGTTTTTAGAGATAACAATTAA
- a CDS encoding DUF302 domain-containing protein, with the protein MKYFYSATTDKSFDEAIDTVANLLKEEGFGVLTEIDVKETLKKKLDIDFKKYRILGACNPHFAHKALRSEDKIGVMLPCNVIIEEHESGQVEVSAVNPVASMQAVENEELHPIADEVRSRLEKVINQL; encoded by the coding sequence ATGAAATATTTTTATTCAGCAACTACAGATAAATCATTTGATGAAGCTATTGATACCGTAGCAAACTTATTGAAAGAAGAAGGTTTTGGCGTCCTTACAGAAATTGATGTTAAAGAAACGCTTAAGAAAAAGCTGGACATAGATTTTAAAAAGTATAGAATTTTGGGCGCCTGTAATCCACATTTTGCCCATAAGGCACTTAGGTCTGAGGATAAAATAGGAGTGATGCTCCCATGCAATGTAATTATTGAGGAACATGAAAGTGGACAAGTGGAAGTTTCTGCCGTAAATCCGGTTGCTTCAATGCAAGCGGTTGAGAATGAGGAGCTGCATCCCATTGCCGATGAAGTGCGATCACGATTGGAGAAAGTGATCAATCAGCTGTAA